A region of Mediterraneibacter butyricigenes DNA encodes the following proteins:
- the brnQ gene encoding branched-chain amino acid transport system II carrier protein — MKKNLTKQELLSVSSMLFGLFFGAGNLIFPISMGQMAGKHLWLATAGFLITGVGLPLLVVAALGLSRKDGLLELGCNVGRRYGVFFTMLCYLTIGPFFAIPRCATVSYTVGMEQYVNGNHETLFQGIFSLLFFLCVLYFSLKPGEILTWIGKILNPLFLLLLALLLIRCMFSPMGKITEVIPIGGYASQPFFQGFLEGYNTMDAIAGLAFGIIVVNVIRSLDVKSAGDVAKNTVKAGMFSSALMGIIYVCVAMAGATSRGILPLAENGGIGFLQIAHHYYGKTGGLILAGMVTVACLKTAIGLITSCGETFVKLFPNGPSYRTWAILFCVGSFLIANLGLNAIITYSLPVLMFLYPLAITLSLLAIFGKWFGNAKVVYQWTTAFTLVAAGLDFVTALPEALKEAVSILKMLENVRGYLPMAEYGFGWVIPALLGLSVGCISTRIRKPGNKSR, encoded by the coding sequence ATGAAAAAGAATTTAACAAAACAGGAGTTACTGAGTGTATCCAGTATGTTGTTTGGACTGTTTTTCGGAGCGGGGAATCTGATTTTCCCGATTTCCATGGGGCAGATGGCAGGGAAACACCTATGGCTGGCCACAGCAGGTTTTCTGATTACGGGAGTAGGTTTGCCACTTCTGGTAGTGGCGGCATTGGGCCTCAGCAGAAAAGATGGTCTTTTAGAACTGGGATGTAATGTGGGAAGACGCTATGGCGTGTTTTTTACGATGCTCTGTTATCTGACGATCGGTCCCTTTTTTGCTATTCCAAGATGTGCGACGGTATCCTATACTGTGGGAATGGAACAATATGTGAACGGAAATCATGAGACGTTGTTTCAGGGGATTTTTTCTCTGTTGTTTTTCCTGTGTGTGTTGTATTTTTCCTTAAAACCGGGAGAAATTCTGACCTGGATCGGAAAAATCTTAAATCCCTTATTTTTGTTGTTGCTGGCGTTGCTTTTGATCCGTTGTATGTTTTCGCCGATGGGAAAGATTACGGAGGTGATACCCATTGGAGGTTATGCAAGTCAGCCTTTTTTTCAGGGATTTCTGGAAGGATATAATACGATGGATGCCATTGCCGGGCTTGCTTTTGGAATCATTGTGGTCAATGTAATTCGCAGCCTGGATGTGAAATCTGCCGGAGATGTGGCGAAAAATACGGTAAAAGCAGGCATGTTCAGTTCTGCGCTGATGGGAATCATTTATGTCTGTGTGGCGATGGCAGGGGCGACTAGCAGAGGAATTCTGCCTCTCGCAGAAAATGGCGGGATCGGATTTTTACAGATTGCACATCATTATTATGGAAAGACAGGAGGTCTGATTCTGGCAGGAATGGTAACCGTGGCATGCTTAAAGACGGCAATCGGGCTGATCACAAGCTGTGGAGAAACATTTGTAAAGCTTTTTCCAAATGGACCGTCCTATCGAACCTGGGCGATTCTTTTTTGTGTCGGATCTTTTCTGATCGCCAATTTGGGATTGAATGCGATCATCACCTATTCCCTGCCAGTTCTGATGTTTTTGTATCCACTGGCGATTACACTGTCGTTGCTGGCGATTTTTGGCAAATGGTTTGGAAATGCAAAAGTGGTGTATCAGTGGACTACCGCTTTTACATTGGTGGCAGCAGGTCTTGACTTTGTAACGGCACTGCCGGAAGCCCTGAAAGAGGCGGTCAGTATCCTGAAAATGCTGGAGAATGTGAGAGGATATCTGCCTATGGCAGAGTATGGATTCGGTTGGGTAATACCGGCACTGCTCGGACTTAGTGTGGGGTGTATCAGCACCAGAATCAGGAAGCCTGGAAACAAATCCAGATAG
- a CDS encoding SbcC/MukB-like Walker B domain-containing protein: protein MKPVRLTMQAFGSYGKKTVIDFTVPNQNLFLITGDTGAGKTTIFDAMVFAIYGQASSVMNRKEGTELQSQYADPQAEPFVEFVFLEKEGEREAEYTVRRIPKHIRPKQRGKGMVDVSASLTLWMPDGTEYPQKEAQKKIEEIVGLTREQFMQIAMIAQGEFMELLRAKSEDKKPIFRKLFHTDRYQQIVEDLGERKREKEKNLGILKTFCQAEIGHLVLPALEDPQKTLKNQGAEVSETQGNLQEAEKEQRENLQRLRELKEKILKSDQLSIVDLEELMERLEGMNGWLSDKKKEAELAWKMAEEERNRAETAWVQGEETEKRFVQYEQVKTEKERQNQRLKEDAEKEEKGAEILAAWEIKNAWEQYEEVLKRKETIEKSMEKLQRLLPGLKENLELAERQLTESKTRWQSEANTFAKTEEQVHQALKILEELSENRTKEKNCQTQNKELEEKEALLLKQQEEQKKETEQWKEVQEATAQAEVLAEQWKLKREIYENRKKDAMLLETLEIECLQGKEKLEEQRKCYEKAREQYLIKNQQFLEIQSRFFDAQAGILAKEKLIPGSPCPVCGSLTHPSPCILEPEEEELTREQVKQYQDQVQEAQKKMAKESEKAAKLESHQQAKEAERLLKQEELRNQGVFYTAGKGKEWLKEEAQKLNEERKNIREQLQSARQAKQKLKELEEEKERQETEQKTLAEERVRLKTEYEKVRERIEELEKENIFEYRESALKHLNLQKRKTETAREQYEKQEKTEKQLRSEKEEKETLLKEFENRLPLEKERSTELQKRYEEMLTASGKSEKTWKNLTEMYTRIQGTEYQKEAREAAKTASALEAALKTAKESLEGKKRPDRDALLEQKEIQTKKAQLSGEDFQTLRRMYETDQTVYHTLNPKLAERQELLKELQAVSHLYLTLAGKVSGARMDIETYVQRYYLEQILYSANEKFYQMSAGQYELRLCDLEKAGIGKNRGLDLMVYSNVTGKEREIRTLSGGESFMAALSLALGMADQIQESSAAINLDILFIDEGFGSLDEHSRNQAVKVLQQLAGGSKLIGIISHVSELKQEIEDQLIVEKTESGSNVRWQIS, encoded by the coding sequence ATGAAACCGGTGAGACTTACCATGCAGGCTTTCGGTTCTTATGGAAAAAAGACTGTCATTGATTTTACGGTACCGAATCAAAATCTGTTTCTGATTACGGGTGACACGGGAGCAGGAAAGACGACGATCTTTGACGCAATGGTTTTTGCAATTTACGGACAGGCAAGTTCTGTGATGAACAGAAAAGAGGGCACAGAACTTCAAAGTCAGTATGCAGATCCGCAAGCAGAGCCTTTTGTAGAATTTGTGTTTCTGGAAAAAGAAGGGGAGCGTGAGGCCGAATACACCGTTCGCAGGATCCCAAAGCACATCCGTCCCAAACAGCGCGGAAAGGGCATGGTGGATGTATCGGCGTCGCTGACCCTCTGGATGCCGGACGGGACAGAATATCCGCAGAAAGAAGCACAGAAAAAAATAGAAGAGATCGTGGGGCTTACCAGGGAGCAGTTCATGCAGATCGCGATGATCGCACAGGGAGAATTTATGGAACTGCTGCGGGCAAAATCCGAAGATAAGAAACCGATTTTCAGAAAACTGTTTCATACAGACCGGTATCAACAGATTGTAGAGGACCTGGGAGAGCGGAAACGGGAGAAGGAAAAAAATCTTGGGATTCTGAAAACATTCTGTCAGGCGGAGATCGGTCATCTTGTATTACCTGCGTTGGAAGATCCTCAAAAAACGTTGAAGAACCAAGGAGCTGAGGTGTCGGAGACACAGGGCAATCTACAGGAAGCGGAAAAAGAACAGCGTGAAAATCTGCAACGATTGCGGGAACTAAAGGAGAAAATCCTGAAATCCGATCAGCTTTCCATCGTGGACCTGGAAGAATTGATGGAGCGGCTGGAAGGGATGAACGGCTGGCTGTCAGACAAAAAGAAAGAGGCAGAGCTTGCATGGAAAATGGCTGAGGAAGAAAGAAATCGCGCGGAAACTGCCTGGGTACAGGGAGAGGAGACCGAAAAAAGATTCGTTCAGTATGAACAGGTGAAAACAGAAAAAGAAAGACAGAATCAAAGGCTGAAAGAAGATGCAGAAAAGGAAGAAAAAGGTGCTGAGATCCTTGCGGCCTGGGAGATAAAAAATGCCTGGGAACAGTATGAAGAAGTATTAAAGCGTAAAGAAACGATTGAAAAAAGTATGGAAAAGCTGCAACGACTGCTGCCGGGATTAAAAGAGAATCTGGAGCTGGCAGAGCGGCAGCTGACGGAAAGCAAGACCCGATGGCAGAGTGAGGCAAATACATTTGCCAAAACAGAGGAACAGGTACATCAAGCATTGAAGATTCTGGAAGAACTTTCGGAGAATCGAACGAAAGAGAAGAACTGTCAGACACAGAACAAAGAACTGGAAGAAAAGGAAGCGCTTCTTTTAAAGCAACAGGAAGAACAGAAGAAAGAAACGGAACAATGGAAAGAAGTTCAGGAAGCGACAGCACAGGCAGAAGTTCTGGCAGAACAATGGAAGTTAAAACGGGAAATCTATGAGAACCGGAAGAAAGATGCAATGCTGCTTGAAACACTGGAAATAGAATGTCTTCAGGGAAAAGAGAAACTTGAGGAGCAGCGAAAGTGTTATGAAAAAGCAAGAGAGCAGTATCTGATAAAGAATCAGCAGTTTCTGGAAATTCAGAGCCGTTTTTTTGATGCGCAGGCAGGGATTCTGGCAAAGGAAAAACTGATTCCCGGAAGTCCGTGTCCGGTCTGTGGTTCCCTGACACATCCATCTCCCTGTATCCTGGAGCCGGAAGAGGAAGAGCTGACCAGAGAACAGGTGAAACAGTATCAGGATCAGGTTCAAGAAGCACAGAAGAAGATGGCAAAGGAGTCTGAAAAAGCGGCGAAGCTGGAGAGTCATCAGCAGGCAAAAGAAGCAGAGCGATTGCTAAAACAGGAGGAACTGAGAAATCAGGGCGTTTTTTATACAGCGGGAAAAGGCAAAGAATGGTTGAAAGAAGAGGCACAGAAGCTGAACGAGGAAAGGAAAAATATCCGGGAACAGCTTCAGTCTGCACGACAGGCAAAACAAAAGTTAAAGGAACTGGAAGAAGAAAAAGAGCGACAGGAGACAGAACAGAAAACTCTGGCAGAAGAACGGGTGCGTTTAAAAACGGAGTATGAGAAAGTCAGGGAGCGAATCGAAGAACTGGAAAAAGAAAACATTTTCGAGTACAGAGAATCGGCTCTAAAACATCTGAATCTTCAGAAGAGAAAAACAGAGACGGCCAGGGAACAGTATGAGAAACAGGAGAAGACAGAAAAACAGCTTCGATCGGAGAAAGAAGAAAAGGAAACCCTTCTGAAAGAATTTGAAAATCGTCTGCCACTGGAAAAGGAAAGATCGACAGAACTTCAGAAGCGGTATGAAGAGATGCTGACCGCTTCCGGAAAGTCGGAAAAAACCTGGAAAAATCTGACGGAAATGTATACAAGAATACAAGGAACAGAGTATCAGAAAGAGGCGAGGGAAGCGGCGAAAACGGCGTCTGCTCTGGAAGCGGCATTAAAAACGGCAAAGGAAAGTCTGGAAGGAAAAAAACGCCCGGACAGGGATGCATTACTGGAACAAAAAGAAATCCAGACGAAAAAAGCGCAGCTGTCCGGGGAAGATTTTCAGACACTCCGCCGGATGTACGAGACAGATCAAACGGTCTATCATACACTGAATCCCAAATTGGCGGAAAGACAGGAACTGTTAAAGGAATTACAGGCGGTCAGCCATCTGTACCTGACGCTTGCGGGAAAGGTTTCCGGGGCGAGAATGGATATCGAGACCTACGTGCAGCGATATTACCTGGAACAGATCTTATACAGTGCCAATGAGAAATTCTATCAGATGTCGGCGGGACAGTATGAACTGAGACTCTGTGATCTGGAAAAAGCCGGTATTGGAAAAAATAGAGGACTGGATCTGATGGTTTATTCAAATGTAACCGGAAAAGAGCGGGAGATCAGAACCCTGTCAGGCGGAGAATCTTTTATGGCTGCGTTATCCCTGGCGCTTGGAATGGCAGATCAGATACAGGAGAGCTCGGCGGCCATCAATCTGGATATTCTGTTTATCGACGAAGGATTCGGTTCTCTGGATGAACATTCCAGGAATCAGGCGGTAAAAGTATTGCAGCAACTGGCAGGAGGTTCCAAGCTGATTGGAATCATTTCTCATGTATCAGAACTGAAGCAGGAGATTGAAGACCAACTGATCGTGGAAAAGACAGAAAGCGGAAGCAATGTCCGGTGGCAGATTAGTTAA
- a CDS encoding exonuclease SbcCD subunit D produces the protein MKIFHLSDLHIGIRLFNRDLKEDQTYIFHQIISCAKQEKPDAIVIAGDIYDKAVPSAEAVELFDWFITGLKQAVPEAVCMMISGNHDSAPRVNTFRKILSGQNLYMIGNPPMKEGEQIEKVLCHDEYGDVVFYLLPFVKPSMIKQIVGTDKEGNNLTYDESLRRLIAREKIDENRRNVLVSHQFYLPSGTIADQIERMDSEICTVGNIDQVKTDLLDPFDYVALGHIHKPMNVGKDTICYCGTPLAYSVSEAGQEKSIVMVELKEKGEPPQIQRLPLKPLRQVKILKGTLEQVLSQECADYVTVVLEDKVDLDVVDMKERLLHAFPNLLEIRREIQRMAKYQENGQKREALKLNPYQMCEAFLGELNASEEAILKEVVNQTGEVDA, from the coding sequence TTGAAGATATTTCATTTATCGGATCTTCATATAGGAATCCGGTTGTTTAACCGGGATCTGAAAGAAGATCAGACTTATATATTTCATCAGATTATATCCTGTGCAAAACAGGAAAAACCGGATGCCATCGTGATCGCCGGAGATATCTATGACAAAGCGGTGCCCTCGGCAGAAGCTGTGGAACTGTTTGACTGGTTTATTACCGGTTTAAAACAAGCGGTACCGGAGGCGGTCTGCATGATGATCAGCGGGAATCACGACAGCGCACCGAGAGTGAATACATTTCGGAAGATTTTGTCCGGTCAGAATCTTTATATGATCGGAAATCCACCGATGAAAGAAGGGGAGCAGATCGAGAAAGTACTTTGCCACGATGAATACGGAGACGTAGTGTTCTATCTGTTGCCTTTTGTGAAACCATCGATGATCAAACAGATTGTAGGAACGGACAAAGAAGGAAATAATCTGACTTATGACGAGAGTTTACGCCGGTTGATCGCCAGGGAGAAGATCGATGAGAACCGGAGAAATGTGCTGGTCAGCCATCAGTTTTATCTGCCGTCAGGTACCATAGCAGATCAGATAGAGCGAATGGATTCGGAAATCTGTACGGTGGGCAACATTGATCAGGTCAAAACAGATCTGTTGGATCCTTTTGATTATGTTGCGCTGGGGCATATTCATAAGCCAATGAATGTGGGAAAAGACACCATTTGTTACTGTGGAACGCCACTGGCTTATTCGGTCAGTGAAGCCGGGCAGGAAAAGAGTATTGTAATGGTGGAGCTGAAAGAAAAAGGAGAACCGCCACAGATTCAGCGTCTGCCGTTAAAGCCGCTTCGGCAGGTGAAGATCTTAAAAGGAACGCTGGAACAGGTGCTGTCACAGGAGTGTGCAGACTATGTGACGGTTGTTCTGGAAGATAAAGTGGATCTGGATGTGGTCGATATGAAAGAACGGCTGCTTCATGCCTTCCCGAATCTTCTGGAGATCAGACGGGAGATACAGAGGATGGCGAAGTATCAGGAGAACGGGCAGAAAAGAGAAGCCTTAAAATTAAATCCCTATCAGATGTGTGAGGCATTTCTGGGAGAGTTAAATGCATCGGAGGAAGCAATTCTGAAAGAGGTTGTGAATCAGACAGGGGAGGTGGACGCATGA